In Clostridiisalibacter paucivorans DSM 22131, the genomic stretch TCATAGCCTTGAAATATCTCTTTAAGTCGTCATTCCTAGTATAATGTCCTCTAGGTTTATACTGACTATAGTCCAATTGATATGGTAGTATATTGGATTTACTAAAACCCTTGTTTTCATCAATAAGTCCATACTCCTTTATAGCCATTTCTTTAGCACTTTGAGGTATATTTTCAGGTAACTCTTTATCAAGACATAATTGTGCTACAGAGAAAAAAGATATATTTTTTAACAATGTACTTTTTATTTGATCATTTTTTGCATTATCATATAAATAAATAGATTTTTCAATCATATTGTTTGTAAGTTTTTCTAAAATACCTATGAGTTTTTCATTTTCCAATGTTCTAAGTGAATAATCATAAAATACATGATATACTTGAAGCACAGAATCAGTAGTTACAAAGGAGGGTATCTTCATATATTCATTGTTTTCATATATATAAAACAATTGTTCCTCCTTGGTTGGCATGACTACAAAACCATTTTCTATAATACTGTTCTTCTGTTCTTGAGTAAAGTCACCAAACTGTTCTAAATTCTCAATATTGGATAAGTCCTTCTTTATCTCATATGGTGATACCTTCGCCTCATACTCCACAGGCTTAAATGGGATATTTACAGATTTGTCATCCCTTTGATAATCAAAATTTATGTCCTCCGATGTAGCTATATTATCATTTCTAGTACAACCTATAGATACTAATAAAATAGTACTTATGTAAATACAACACAATAATAATGCTAGTTTTTTCCTCCTAAACATTTAATCTCCCCCACTAAATAATAGTTTTTATTATAATATTTCTGTTATAAATTTGTTGTCTTTATACTTTAAAATTATCCAATGTTTTCCATTAATCTCTTTTATATAGGCCTTTATATTATTGCCATCTTTTTCTATAGCAAATATATCATCAAAGGGTTCACTTTCTAACATTCCCTCAAACCCAAATCCTTCCCATCTATATGTATTTATAACCCTCTGCCCATCTTTAAGCATCTCAATAGATACCAATTCATCTCTACCATCATCATTTATATCTACAAATATATAATCATCAAAGGGTTTAGATAATCTGGACCCTCTCCATTTGGGAAATAATATATTATCCTTCCAATTATATATATATGGTCTTTTGTCCATAATTGGATGAAATTTTGTCTCTTTATATACACCTATGGATATCTCTATATTTTTATCTCCATCTATATCTGCCATTTGAATCTTCCATGGATTAAAATTAGTAAAATCTCTATTATAGATCTCCATTAAACCATCATTGAATGTATATATCTTTATCCTCTGTCCATAAATCTCCTCTTCTTTACCAGTAATCAATAATATCTCATCAGTAAAGTCTCCATCTATATCTCCAATATCAATACTCTTTATGTAATTATAATTTCCATCTATATTATATTCTTCTAACAAAATATTTCCATGGGAATATATCTTCATGCCATTATCTTCTATATACACACTATGCTCCTTACCCTGTATAGACATCGTATACTGTTCATATCTATCAATATCACCTTCATAAAATTGAACAAATATAAACAATAATAATATAAATAATATGTATTTATAATTCTTATTTTTCATAATACAGTAATGCATCCAAATCCTTGGGAATTCTTTGCACCTATTCCACAGGATAGTGCTATCTTGATAAGGGTTTTATCTCCTTCTATCTTTAGCAGTCCATTCCATCCATTTATTATTAACCCCTTATATTTTGTAATCCTTTTTCTCATCTTCTTTTCATCCAATGGATATATATTGAATCTATCTTTATAATCATTATATCCTATTGCCTCTGCTTTCTTTATAAGATTTCTCTTTATTTGTTTAGAAAAGAGGGTATCATTGGGACTATAATATATAGTTTTCTTACTGCCCTCTATGTTTACAGTAGAATAAGTCACTACAGGTGACAACGTTTTTACTACAATTGATTCATTCTCTATATTGTCATTGTCTATTTCAACACCCTTTAGTTTTATCTTTTGTCCCTTTAATCTCAAATCATTAGATTTTAGGCAACTATTTATAAAATCATTGGTAAAATCATCTACAATGCTGCCGATAACTAAAGAAACCTCATTTTTAAAGGTTATAGTCTTATCTTGTTTATTGAAATCATATCTACCCATAAGGTCACTAAATGTAAACAATTTAAATGTCCTTTTTTCATATTCAAATCCCTTCTCATGTAAAAATTCTCTAAATGAATCATCTGATATATTTTTATATATAAATCCTTG encodes the following:
- the cas6 gene encoding CRISPR-associated endoribonuclease Cas6 — translated: MQAKLLFQCDNLKLPIHYNNIVQGFIYKNISDDSFREFLHEKGFEYEKRTFKLFTFSDLMGRYDFNKQDKTITFKNEVSLVIGSIVDDFTNDFINSCLKSNDLRLKGQKIKLKGVEIDNDNIENESIVVKTLSPVVTYSTVNIEGSKKTIYYSPNDTLFSKQIKRNLIKKAEAIGYNDYKDRFNIYPLDEKKMRKRITKYKGLIINGWNGLLKIEGDKTLIKIALSCGIGAKNSQGFGCITVL